The Spirochaetaceae bacterium sequence GTTATACGGCTGCTATTACTAAGTTGGATATAGCGTTAACGACCATAGCTAACAAAGCCGAAGAGTCTTTTTTTGGCGAGGCCGGTAGTCAATATTTAACGGCGGCTTTACAAAACTTTAACTTAACTAATTATTACCCTGCCGATAAACCGCCCATTATCAATAATTTTTTAACTAATAATCAGCCGCTTGATGTTGACGATTTTATTTTATTAGCCACACCCGGCCATAGTATTGGCAGCAGTTGTTATTATAGTAAAAACCACCGTATTTTATTTAGCGGCGACACCATTTTTAATCACGGCGCCGTTGGCCGTTACGATTTACCTACCAGTAATATCGGG is a genomic window containing:
- a CDS encoding MBL fold metallo-hydrolase, with protein sequence MQVFNNNPLECNTFLYISNNAALIVDAGSPADEVLIQLKEHNIKRVVLAYTHFHFDHIAYGQSYTAAITKLDIALTTIANKAEESFFGEAGSQYLTAALQNFNLTNYYPADKPPIINNFLTNNQPLDVDDFILLATPGHSIGSSCYYSKNHRILFSGDTIFNHGAVGRYDLPTSNIGQLKASIARLITLPDDTIVYPGHGSSYRLAEQKANFEHYLARN